The Spirosoma sp. SC4-14 DNA window GCAGCGGCTAACCAAAAGTTAATCGACGCCCAGCAATTCGCCTTTGGTGGTATTTACGAGTCGGACGGTTACGGAGCCTTCTTAAGAGGCCCAGGTACCGGTAAATCCGATAGCATTAATTCACGGTTGAGTAATGGCGAATCCGTCATAAACGCCGTGAGTACATCCATGTACTACGACGAACTATCAGCTATTAATGTCAAGGGGGGTGGTCGGCCGTTCCCCGGTGCCAGTGATGTGGAGATGCCCCAGATTACCAATTTTTCGTTAGGTGGTGTTGCCCGACCGACAACCGACTTAGACCGGATCGTTGATGCTATACGAGATATTGAGCCCGTAGTGTCCGTTGAGGAAATCGATCGGGTGAAGGGTAATAAAGTGAAGGCTGTAGAGGCATCGAACTATTGATACACCGAGTAATAAGAACATAAGCTATAATCTTCTTCAAACAAAAAAGCCAGACTAAAGATCAAGTCTGGCTTTCCGCTTCTATCCACACCATAAACCTAGTCAAAATGAGACTAGCGTTTAATCATCCTAATAAAGGATCGTAGTACAAAGAAACAAGGTCGACTTGAAACAGATTTCGAAATTGTGTGAAAGGTGTAACTGGTAACATAGCGATTGTCCCAGAATCCTTTAGCTTCTATTTCGACTCCATACACAGTTAGGCTTGTCTAACCTTTATTGCTCATAGCCCACCTTCGTTTTAATTGGACCTACTTTTATTCAATGCAGTCCGAAGCGATGAGTTAATAAAGCGTGATAGATCGATACCATTGGTTTCGCAATACTCCGACACGGCCCGATGAAGCTCGGGTGTCGTGTTGGCAATGAAGCGCGGGTAACGTTTATTGGCGGTCGGCAGGTCTTTGCGGGTTGCCTTGTATTCAAGCCGGGCCGCCCGGATCTTCTTGCGTTGGGCATCTGTGCAATCCTTTTTGAACTGACGCCAATTTCGGTAAAGTGCAGCAACTACAGATGGGATACTTTCACCGCCTTTCACGCGGGTAATGGCGACTTGAAAACGCTCTTCGGTGGTCATGTTAGCGATTTTAACGCATACGGAAAACACTATCACCAAGATACAACTTTTCGGCTCGACTTATATTCACGGCTGCACTAATAACGTACATAAGCTGTGGCCGACAAAGTTGCCAACATCTTCATAGACGGCGAGATATGGCCGGAAGAGTATATCTGGGAAGGCGATCACGCAACCTCACTTTATCGCGTAAGACAGCAAATCGAAGCCGCTGGCACCTTCGCTAGAATCAAGCTGAACATCTTTTCACCGGGCGGCTATTGCGTCGAAGGGTGGGCAATCGTCGATTACCTGCTTAGTCTGGGTTTTCCTATCGATACCCTTGCCTATGGGCAATGTGCTTCATTTGGCACCGTCTTTCATTCGATGGGTGAAACTCGGGAGATCTCCCAGCATTGCGACTATGTATTGCACCGCCCCTGGGACATCTTCATAGGCAACGACCTTCAAAACGAAGAGTTCAGCGCCTATCTGAAAAAAGAAACCGCTAAGCTCTTCACCTTTTACGCTGACCATCTGGGTAAGACAGTTGATGACCTTAGCGCCTTAATTCAGAAAGAGGACCTAAAACTTACTCCGCAGGAAACAGTAGCGCAAGGTTTCTCAACCGGTATTTGGCAACCCAGCGCAGCCGCTTCGTTAAAGTTATCCGCTTTGGATGCCCGGAAGAAAAAACCGACTTATCACTTAAGTCTGAAAGACAAAAAGCGGAACCCCAACGCCCCGACGGATTTACAATCAACTCAAAATAATATGGCAAAAATGAGGCAGTCGCTTGTATCAGCGGCTAATTCTGTACTGGCGTTTCTGTCCGGTTCAGAGGTTAAAAACTTGGACAACAAGTTAAACGACGGTCGCACGTTGGTCACTGACTCAACGGGCGATACGCCGGTAATCGGAGACAAAGCCACAATCGATGGACAACCAGCACCGGACGGTGACTATACCCTCGAAGATGGTACCGTTGTTTCCGTGAAAGATGGGGCCGTATCGGATGTAAAAGCTGCTGGCGAAACCGATACCAGCGCCGAAGCATCTGTCGAAGTTGATGAGCTAACCGTTGATCAACCCGACGACACCCCCGCAGTCAAAGCCCTACGGAAAGCGTACCGCGAACTGTCAGCGCAGTCGAAAGCGACAAGCGATAAGTACGACGAATTGGAACGCCGGGTTACGCCGGTTTTGGCGGCTATGTCCAGCAAAGAACCCAACATGCAGGCCAATCGCCAACCAGACGGTAACCGCAACCCGCAGCTTTCGGAGCGTGAACAGATGCTTGCTGAGCACGTAGCGAAGTACGCTAAGAAGCCCGCTCAGCAATAACCCACCTAATCGGCAGCAAGGCAATTACAACTAACTGAACGACAGCAAAATTTTATTATGGCTTCGAATATCACCTCACCGCACGGCATAACCTTTTCAGCGAAGGAAGCCGAAGAGTATATCTGGGTACCCGCGCTGAACGTTAGCGGTCTTGACGATCACTATAAGGTACTCACGGATGTCAATTCGAGTACACAGGTTGTCTACGCTCAGACGCTTGACAAAATCACTTACCGGGATTCTGGTTGTGATCCGGTTTACGACAGTAAGCCAATCGTTCGTACAGAAAAGTTCTGGAATCCCCGGCCGGTCGAAGCCGTCTTGAAGCAGTGCTATACGGACCTGTACGGATCTATGTTCGAGCGCAAATTAGGCGCTGGCACGGATCGGCCCGAAATCAAAGATACCGATATTGAGAAGTTTATTCTTGATGCATCCGTACCAGCCGCAGCCCGCGACCTGGTTCGTATGGTGCAGTTGGCTAAGTATGGCATTACGGCCGGTGAATTAACCGGTGGCGCTACTGAAGTGAAGAACTACAACCAGGTAGACGGCTTTTGGGTACACTTCATTGCTGCCGTAGCCGCCGGTTTGACACCTCGGTATATTATTGCCGAAAATACGGGCGCTACGACTGCCGACCAAAGACTTGCCGCCGGTCGTGGGCAAGAGATTCTTCGCAATGTCTACGACAATCAGGACATTACGATGATGCAGGTTGACGACAGCCTGAAAATGTTTGAGGTAACACGGGCGATCTACAACAACTACTATTCGACGCTGGAGTCAAACAATGCACTCGAAAGCGCACGGGTCATGCTGTTGAACGGTACTAAAACGTTGTCGTACCGGGGTATCCCTCTGAAAATCGTTGACGTGGTTGATCAGTACCTGGCTGCCGACTTTAAGTTTGGCGCTGGTGCGAACACCACGATTACCAACCCGCACCGCGTCGTGTTGTCGGTTAAAGACAATTTGCAGGTGTCACTCGATACAGCAACTAAAAACCCGGTTGCCTTCAAGAGTTGGGATGAGCCGAAAGATAAGGCCTGGTATGCGCGTATGATGTACATGCTCGATACGCAGGTTGCCCTTGATCAGTACGTTTCGCTTGGCTATTAATCGATAAATCAACCGAGCTGAGTCCGCTAATACCGGACTCAGCTTCTTTCCATCTTATATACTATGTCTTGCGCAACGGATGATTTAAAGGCGAATTTGGGGCTTACCATCTGTGATGAGCCCTTAGCCAAAGGTGTTGACGAAACAATTTTCATTGGTCGGTTTGCCTGGCTCGATACATCTACGGCTAGCGGTACCAATAAGAAGATTATTACCACGCTGACGCTGAAGGCGGGTAAAAAGCTATTGCGGTACATCGGGCAAGGGTACTCCAACCAGATTACCAGCGGCTTTACGGCCAATGAGTACGGCAATCTGGTTCCACAGGGTTTACGCTACATCCTGTTTTCAAACAATGCAGACGACGAAGCCGAACTTGATGCCCTGCTTAATAAGAACGACGTGTTCGCAATCGTCAAAAAGAACGGCAACCCTGGCTCATACAAAATTATCGGCTGGAAGACCGGACTTCGGGTTACAAACCTAACGTCTGATTCGAACGACGATGCCCTAAAAGGTGCCTATACCATCGAAATGAGCGCACCCGACGAAACGACGACTTATTACACGTTCCAGCACACGAACGGTGCCCCTGCCGTCGATGACACGGATACCTACTTAGAGGGTTTGGCGCTGGCTATTTCGTAGTACGTCGATGACTGACGAAGAACTGTTTGCCGTAGTGGACCCGTGGTATCATACGGGTTCGCTACCTGAATCATTAAAGCCTGCCGTTCAGCAGGTGTATACTAAACTTTCAGGTGATACTGGGGAGCGCTGCCGTAGATGCCCGAGTTATTGGTTTGACGTGCTGCACTTCCTAAGGGTTCACCTGGCTTCACTTGGTTTTAAATCAATGGAAAAGACACAAGAGTACATGATTGACCCGAAGAAGGCGGGTTTTCTTCAGATTCACGGTTTGCCGTATGTCTACATCAATAAAGGCTCGGGTCGTGAAGGCCCTTCGGCAAAGTTCCTGACTGATACTGTGGCTAAGCAGCTTTTAAAAGATCGCCCGGACCTGGTAGAGGTTATCGTTAAAAATCCTGACTACGAAGCACCGGCCCCCAAACCTGCTAAACCTGCCAATGCAACGGGTGGCAAGGGCAAGGCAACAGCGAAAGCCTCCAAAGAAACTGGTACCCCAGCCAGTGATCAAAAGGATTCGGGCGAAACTGGAGCACCGACCGAAGGCGCAACGGATAGCCCGCCTGAAGACCCAGCCGAACCGACCGGCGAAGAGACTGGCCAGGGCGAAGTCGGTGACGATTCAACCGAAACCCAGAGTTCGGACGATAGCGACACGGGCGATCCCTCAGAAGGAGCCGACGAACAGAAGTCGGAAGACACGCAAAATCAAGGTACTGACCCTAACGCTTAATCAGCCTTATGGCTAAAATTCAAAGACGGCCGCAAGCTAAGAAGAGGCTCGACACCAAGCCAACGGTGTCGGGCTTTCTTCCTTATGGGCGGGGTGATATGTTCCCTCAGGACTTCAAAGACGCCATAGACGATTCTGATACAGCGTCGGCCGCCGTTGAAGCCCGACACGACTTTATTGTCGGTAATGGTTTAGATGTCGAAGAGCTTGCCGACATGATCGTCAATAAGGACGGCGAAACCTTAGATAGTATCGTCGATAAAACCGGGTGGAATATCTCAGAAGGCGAAGTCATTACGCTGCATTTCGGTTATAATGGGCTTGGTCAGATCAATAGCATCCGGGCGGTACCCTGGGAAATGGTACGATTGCTAGAACCCGACGAAAACGGCAAGTTGACTCATGCCGGTATCTTTCCATTTCTCGATAACAGCTTCAAGAAGGACAAAAAGAAGGAACATACCCTTTTGCCGCTCTTCAATCCAGATCCTGAGGTAGTGCTTTCGCAAATCGAAGCCGTTGGGGGTATCTGGAATTACTATGGTCAGCTATTGTATTTCAAAACGGGTAAACCGTCTTCCGATTATTATTCACGGCCTCGACTCTTCGGTACTGTCAAGAATCTGGAGACTGAAAAGGAACTGTCGGACTACGACTTCTCTGTCTCTGTCAATGGTTTCAATATTTCAGGAATCTGGAAACAGCTTAAAAAGCGAAGCTCACCGTCTGATGAAGAGGAAGACGAAGACGACACAACCTCACGACTCGAAGAGCACCAGGGCGGTGTAAATGGTGGTAAGATATTGGTATTTGAAGCGGACAATGCCGAAGAGCTGGAGGCAGCCAATTTTGTGCCAACAACAGGCGCTGGGTTGGCCGATCGCTACAACGCAACTAACGAGCGGGTTGCTCAGCGGATCGCGCGCCGGTCCCGAGTACCCAACGAGATTATCAACATCCGCAAGCAAGGCGGCATTGCACCAACGGGTGAAGAAATGAAAGTTGCCAGTCAAATGATGATGCAGGCCGTCAATAAAGAGCAGCGTCAAATTGACCAAGTGCTTACTATGGTTATGCAGTATTGGCATGAACCGTTACCGGTTGCCGAACCAAAATTTGAAATCCAG harbors:
- a CDS encoding ATP-dependent Clp protease proteolytic subunit: MADKVANIFIDGEIWPEEYIWEGDHATSLYRVRQQIEAAGTFARIKLNIFSPGGYCVEGWAIVDYLLSLGFPIDTLAYGQCASFGTVFHSMGETREISQHCDYVLHRPWDIFIGNDLQNEEFSAYLKKETAKLFTFYADHLGKTVDDLSALIQKEDLKLTPQETVAQGFSTGIWQPSAAASLKLSALDARKKKPTYHLSLKDKKRNPNAPTDLQSTQNNMAKMRQSLVSAANSVLAFLSGSEVKNLDNKLNDGRTLVTDSTGDTPVIGDKATIDGQPAPDGDYTLEDGTVVSVKDGAVSDVKAAGETDTSAEASVEVDELTVDQPDDTPAVKALRKAYRELSAQSKATSDKYDELERRVTPVLAAMSSKEPNMQANRQPDGNRNPQLSEREQMLAEHVAKYAKKPAQQ